The following proteins are co-located in the Salvelinus namaycush isolate Seneca chromosome 33, SaNama_1.0, whole genome shotgun sequence genome:
- the LOC120028095 gene encoding eukaryotic translation initiation factor 1A, X-chromosomal — protein sequence MPKNKGKGGKNRRRGKNENESEKRELVFKEDGQEYAQVIKMLGNGRLEAMCFDGVKRLCHIRGKLRKKVWINTSDIILVGLRDYQDNKADVILKYNADEARSLKAYGELPEHAKINETDTFGPGDDEDIQFDDIGDDDEDIDDI from the exons GTAAGGGAGGAAAGAATCGTAGACGTGGAAAGAATGAGAACGAGTCAGAGAAGAGAGAGCTGGTGTTCAAAGAGGATGGGCAGg agTATGCTCAGGTGATTAAGATGTTGGGTAATGGGAGGTTGGAAGCCATGTGTTTTGACGGAGTAAAGCGGCTCTGCCACATCCGAGGAAAACTGCGGAAAaag GTGTGGATTAACACGTCAGATATCATCCTGGTGGGATTGAGAGATTACCAG GACAACAAAGCTGATGTGATCCTGAAGTACAATGCAGACGAGGCCAGAAGTCTGAAGGCTTACGGAGAACTGCCGGAGCACG CCAAGATCAACGAGACCGACACCTTCGGTCCTGGGGACGATGAAGACATCCAGTTCGATGACATTGGAGATGATGACGAGGACATTGATGAT ATCTAA